In the Drosophila willistoni isolate 14030-0811.24 chromosome 3R, UCI_dwil_1.1, whole genome shotgun sequence genome, GAGCATTCACAGACAAACATAAATTTGTTGAGCATAAAACACGCCCAAGGAATTATACTGTGCCACAGcagtagcagtagcagcagcagtggcAAGAAcggcaaaagcagcagcagggCCTCTGACTCAACGAAAACAAATTCGGCAAACAAATTTCTAAAGCAAGTCTAAACAATAAAGCTAAACAATAATTTCCGCTTGCGCGTTGAAACTTCCGTTTCCTGTCATGGCTGCGTTTGTTggccataaaaaaaacaacaaaaataaaaacgaaaaaaaggtGGCAACAAAAACAGCAACTGGAGGCTACTTAAGACAAAGCAGGCCacatgtgagtgtgtgtgggtgcGATTACTTTTTCTCTTTGTTGATCCTTTGACACTTCAAACAAAAGGACGCATTGGAATGGTGCATGGAAATGCAGTTTAGATTGCATTTTGGAATTTGTTTGATAATTTATCGCGTTTATCTGGCCAGGGCTGCTCATAATTTATGCAATGTGGCTCTTTTATAAGCAATTTGGTGATCCCCTTACCTAAACCCCATTTGCAAATACAAACCGTTAATTGTATTCAGAAAGCCAAGCGGAAACGGAAATAAGTTCAAGTTCCATGtaagtgtgtctgtgtgtgtgtgtgtgtgtatggtagtagtagtagtagtagtttgTCGCAGCCATTGCGGCTCTAATCTTTGGCAAACGCGGCATCAACGCCGCATGACTAAAGGGAGATGAGGAGTGACCGTATCCTGGCGGATGTTGCCAGTTGCGTTTCCGCTGTGGGGGAAACACCAAAATCTTGGCAAGATTCTTGGCTAAACTTCTGTTGTTGGCAACTTTGTTCAAATAAATACCCATGGGAGTTTTGCAACTTaaccaaaaccaaacacaaaatatttatgcagaagggtttgaaaaaaaaaccacgaCAGAAATAAAGAAGCAATTAAAATTGATAAGCAATTTGCTTTCTTTTAAATTAGCCGACATGTTAATCATTCCGCTTGGCAGTTGATGAAtaatgaaaatcaaaataatttttctgcATTAATGCTTGATTTTCAAAAAGAACAAATCGTTATTTACATTAAACGAAACCTTTAAAACTTGAAATGGATGCTGAAAAAAGAATAATTATTAGGTAGGTattagtaaaaattatatgaaacgaaataaatgacaattttatttcatttagtttCTCGACTTTTCAAATAAAACGAGTCAAAATAACTAGTTAAAGTAACTAGGCAAACATCAAGTGCTGTTAAAATTGTATACTCCTGACTAGCCaactgactggctggctggctgactgactaCAAAGAAAAATCCAAGCACTGAGAATGTTTTTGAAGGAATAAAACGAGGAAAATGTCAAGTTTGTTGAAGCTTCTTTCGTGCCTCATACAATAAACGTGGCAATTTCAGTCGCAATGCCAAGACTAAAACTGAGACAGAGATGCAGAGAGATGCCGAGACATCTCTTGTCATGAGAGAAAGAGTAAGGAAGACAGTAACAGAAaccgagagaaagagagagagagagaaagattcAGAGCTTCTTGTCCATTTAGGCTGGGGTAAGAAAGATGCAACAcaaattgaaaacgaaatgcCCCAAACTGAGGGCAGCAAATGAAATGCAATGCTTATCTGTTGCTGTCTTTCATTCTTCTGTGTTTCTcttatattttctttcttcCTTTTGTTTGGACCTGGGCTTTTAATTCCAAATATTTTGATAGCTTAAAGTACAGTTGTTTGGttaagtaaagaaaaaaaataaaaatagtttttaaatgATTGTCCCCCTGTCACATTTGAGTTTCATTAATTTTATGTACATTGCCCTGCGCCAGTTGCTCAGTCACTCAGTCTGTCATTtagtcagccagtcagtcagtcaactgcagcaattttcttttattggcAATCAAATTAAAGGCAATGAAATGAGCTGCTTCTTGGGAAAAAACTCAATGCGGTTCATTGGGTTTCATCTCGTTTCGCTTTGACATGCCCTGCGCCTTACTACAGGTTTTTGGCTTGGCCCCATTTCTTCTACTCCATTCAATGCGATGCGATGGAACCCCGAAAATAAGATGGGAGAAAAATTAAAGTGACAAACCCATTTGCAGATGGCGCTTGCattctattttatttaaattgattctGTTTTACCTTAAAATTGACTTATTTATGTATCTTGCACTAAGTTCACACAAGCTTCTAAATTTATTACTGGATATTATGTCCACAAAGcgatatatataaattaaccTAGTTACGTTCCCAGCTTATTCAATAGACGCAAAACAAGAGCAGTaaatgcaacaacagcaaagcGCAAATAATAGCCTTGATATTTCATTTATATGGTATATATAAGTGTATACAGATATCCTATTTCTAGCTCCCTCTGTCTCTTGCTCCCTTTCTCGCTTTCCgtctctatctttctctgtgtgtgtgcggtcATTTATACTGATGCAGTTTGGACATTTGTGCAAGGCTTTACAGGATTTACCTGTGTTTAGCTTCATTTCTCTCCTAGCTAGGTTAGTTGAAGGGTGTTGGTTGGTTTAAATTAAACAGAGCAGCTGCTGACATGACAGCCGAGAAGGATTTTTATGGTACTACATTGTATGACATGTTAGATAATTTATGCTTAAAATGCGTGCCAAAATGCAGCTACATGAGAAACCCGAAGGACAGACAATTCCGAATGCACAGGACCCCATTGTGCTGTGGACTTTAATGCCCCAAAAAaggtaatttaaaaaaagtatatCTATTTTAGCTTCCGTTAGTCAAAACGTGCATTGTATGCATTATGTGTAGTTGGCcattatatataatatctGATCATAGTATCTATAGacttgtatatatttatttatgcctAGACACATCTGATAATTGGACTACGATTTTTATATGATTCTCATTTTTATTcaagatttaaattttaaaatgagaCAGATTTTTAATTACCTTGAGGTTGAAAAATAAGTTACATTGTCTTAGTTTAAATATAGGAGTTAAGCCATCTTGCAGCAATTCGAGATCTAAAGTATTTGGTTAAGACTTAACTAAACTTAGTTATTCAGTCTGACTTATTTCAGTCCAGACAGAAGcttagaaaaatataaacaaaatatgcaaGCAACAAGATAAAGTTTAGAGTTCATAGAGTccatggtttttttttttaactcatTGAAGATTTCCTCAAGTATTATCGAAAACTTTCCTAAAGATTAACTAAAGAAGTATAAGATAAGAAGCATACTACTTGTGCGTAAGAATATTTTATCATTGGCAGGCATGTTCAAATCTTGGCAGCCAcaaatatgtatctatgtatgttgcaacaaaatttattgttCATCGATTGCATAGAATGTTGCACAGATTTTGTGCCGCATTGAAAGTTTTTGGCTGGGCAACAATTTTGAGCAGCTTTGGCCTTCTGCTCTCTTCTACATTGTATCGAGTTCTGAATAAATTTTGCCGAGAgttttctatgtgtgtgtgtgtgtgaatgtgtatATTGGTTGGATTGTGTCTTTCATTATAACGAAAAAtgggaaaacaaaacaaaacatgtttaaacatttatgctgcaacagcagcagcagccgccacCGCATACAGAAAATGATTTATGCATTTTGCCAATGTGGCACATTGTTGAAAAGAAATCGGTTAGCTGGCAACTGTTTCACAAATCAGGGggaatttgttttctttttttttgttttgttgtgttttggAAAATTGATCAGTTAAATCTTAGATATTTAAGTGGGTTGCtctaaattgaaaattaaaattaattaaattattaatttacaCTTGCAATTAAGATGCAATCTAATCGAGAGTTTTCTCCAAGGACCAAGGACGAATAAGATTGAAAAGGGAGTTGAGGCGAGAATGGGAGAAATGTGTGAGAATGTATGTTAGTCGTAGTGCTGTCAGTGTAAATGGAATCGCAACCAAGGCAATCAAGCAAACTAAGCGGCAAAGTTGTAAAGAAAATGCTACAACAACAGCCACGCCTTTGGCTCTATCCTCTGTTTACTTTTGGGTGGCTGAACtgggctggctggctggcctTAAGaccaaatgaaattaaaagcGAATGTCAGGACATAAGCactaaattcaatttattttcctCAAACTGCAGTGTATCCTTTTGCTTTGGACACTTCCACTGCCATGTTCCTCCCTCCCTTTCATTTGACTGACTCCCACAAAGTGTGCAGAAAGGGCAAACGACAGGgggaaaaatgaaaaattgtgTATATCATTTATGCACAATAATGTATACGAAAGATATATACCCTAAAGAAGAcgaatggcaacaaatttaaatatcaCTTTGACAAGTTTTTGTTCAACTTAAACAAGTGGAAGAAAAATAAGCGTTTACAGTTTCTATTTTTCCcctttataaatatattgaaatacCTTTTAGACAAGTATTTTATTTCGATATTGTTTGCCTTTTACCCTTCCCTTTTTTTACCCTAAGAGTATTACTGGAtaagagaaaaacaacaacaaagtaaGTAACATCAGAATGGTCTGCCATTTGGGTTTAGTCGAGCTGTGTTTTCCATTTGCTGTTTATGCTCTTGGCAGGCAGTTACACTAACTCCTAAACTTCCCCATTCAGTCCGGAGCGCAGCCATTCCATTTCCTTTACTTTAACCGGAAGTTGCACTGCCAGACACTGGCCGCCATTTTGCACGAGGCGAAACGGAACGAAGCCAAACGTAAAAACGTTTTCATCTACATAATGGGATCAATTCAATTATAAAACGAGTTTACTCCGCAGAGCTTCACGTCCGTCCTAGCCAGAGACCTGAACcaaaaagccaaagccaaaacaCAAATCTAAAGCGAAAGCCAAAGCCATCCCTATATCCAATTCCCATTCTAAATCTGCATATAGTTCctgctgtagttgttgttgttgttgttgctgctgttgctcttgttATTGCTGGATGCGGcttttcgttctttttttcCTGGGGTGAGCGGTTGGCCAGCTGAAAGCGCTGACATTTGATGAATAGCTTGAAATGGATTTGATTCATTTAACTGTTGCTGGTTTGCCGGTCCCTGGTTTCACAtccttttttctctctccttTTGCCTCTTTCTCTAACTCTCCTCTTGTATTTTCCTCTACCGCTTGGTGGATTGCCATTTCAACTGCTGTTGCCTGTATGCAATTTGTATGGAGTAAATCACCGAGTGCATGGCACcaccgacaacaacaacaactacgtATAACAATACCAGCAGCTGGATCTAAAATTGGGCCATGGCCACCgttaaaaatgaaaagtgaCACACATCTGTTGAAAAggatttttatttgtttaatctatttttgtaactttttctatatgtatatacgatACGTATTTGTATGGATTTGCtttaaaattacattttttacgAATATACACATCCAGAGGTGTATAAAAGATGAATTGGCTTATTGTAAGAATTCTAATCTTTGAATTCAAAGTTTTAAAtctatttgatttatattCTTTTGACATTTTTGGTGACTAAATCGcatttatattttagtttGTACATGTCATGAAAAAAATATAGCAAATACTTCCTTCAACCTATATTGCTCCATCAAATCTGTTCAATTGATGTTACAATACGTGAATAAAatgtcatttatttattttcagaaatatatatgtgtcaGAGCTAAAAACTATAATCCTCTTTAAATTCTATAAAAGTGATACTGAGAAGTCGCTTTTGAGACAACTATTTCTACAATTTCAATTACCTCACTCTGTTCtcgtaaatatttaaacttaatGAGGCATTTGCCATATACATATCTGCATTATATCTatgattttatatatttttaattataattagcCTCAAAATTTATGTGTCAgtagaaaaacaataaatcaTATGGGCATCCTCTCAATACTTCGCTCATTATAGAGTATTAATCGGTCAGAGAATCGGGGCTCCTTTTTGTCTGCTTTCATTGATTTTAGTCCAATTCGTCTGCATCTATATTTGAATTTTAGCAATTGCAATGAATAAGACAAAtttggcattttattttttaaattttaaaatattgtttaGTAGGCCAAGGgtttaaaaaaatatctttctacagatttttgtgttttgtgtttgtttgtttaaatattacaCTGATTCTGTTAAGTTGGTTCCTTGCTTGCACTTAATTGTTGAAGATTGTTTTAGCAAACCATGAAACTAGATGACACGATCGATGAACGTGAGAATGCTCACTTTAAGTCCACATACAGTCGCCAAATTACACAGCTGTCGCGCACCACCCAATTTGAGGCAACAGAAGTGGCTAGCATTTTGATGGTGTTTCACAAGTTTTGTCGACAAAATCCACCAAGACTGCGAAATAAAATGCAACGCAGTCAGTTTGTTGACTTCTTTATGGTGTTCTTTCCCATCTATGACTTGCCTATGGTGCAGCGGGTTGCCATGCTATTGTGTGAACACGGATCTCAGTATATCGAGGCTGAGGCATTTGTCCAATATATAGCTCTCATAATGTCAGATAATTTGGAGGAAAAAAGTGAATTTGCCTTCAAAGTAAGAGGACTTTCAATTGATCGATTAATAtctaattatattttattttcgtaGGTATATGATGTTATGGGTGTTGGAAGTTTGGATGGCGATGTCATAAGCTCGGGTGTGGAGAAATATTTTTCTGTTGGTTCCGATGAAGATGAATTGTCCGAATTGAAATCAGATATGACTgaatatttgcttagtaaattcGATATGGATCGTGATGGCTGCATTAGTGCCGACGAATATCGAAGGATAGTGAAAAGCCATCCGCCCATGATGGAATTTATGGGTGAAATATTTCCAGGTACTGAATATTTGGTGAGGGCAGCATATTGCATGAACATTCTGTCGTATGTGGATAAATTGCATTGAGCTCAAAATTATTGGATGATAcaacaaatattgaaaataataataacatacAGTCCAAACAACCAAAgtctttatacatatatgtatttacatttcAGTTTGTGTATAAACACTTTATTTAAACCTTAATTGATTATGTATTCCATGTCCTCTCGTCGTCAACCgaatttcattcaatttgtATCGTCTCTGAATTTCTGATTGATTTCACTCGTCGTTTCAAATAGAATTTCAAGCTCATTGCAAAATCTCTTTTCAGAGAAATTTGATTGCAAATTCAATTTAACTTATTGGCAAAATACTTGGCATGCGGTGCGTATGATTAATTAACTTAGCTTTCAGATTTTCAGTATTGCGTATACGTTGTTCtgtgatgtgtgtgtgtgtgtgtgtgtgtgtgtgtacgtgtgtgcGTCTGCACTTATTGATAGTCATCTACATGTCAGACGCAGCCAAGTGGCTGCAATTTTCAACTCTAAGCAAAAGTTTTCGGGGTATATTTTTAAACTTGAAACTACCAGCAACAAAAGTGTCTGGAACAGCCAGAACTTTAAACCCAAAAGTTTCCTTTCAACAAGCAAGCAAACGCCTGCTTAGAAGCAATTTTAATTGATATTTttcagcacacacacacacatacaactactAACACAAAGACCCTttcagatacacacacacacatatacacacacacattgtcGCCATTGCGTGTGCATGTTTTTGATTGCTAACTTGATTATTATaaagtaaaaatgaaaaaaaaaacacccacAAAATTGTAgctcaaattttctttttcatttccttttACATACTCTCTCCAGAAGGTATTGCAAGATTAATCGGAATTTTAAAACGCTCTAAAGAAAACATGGACAACCCTTTGAACTATGTACTTAGAGGTGGTTTAGGGTTTCGGGTTTCGAGTCTCCAGTGAGTGACAGTCATGACATAGAGTATGATATGATATGTTCTTGTGGTTTGTAATAGCTTAATGGATTGTACAACTTGTTAGCTGTTAGGGTATAAAAGATATCGGCGACTTGAAGCGATGTTTTGCCTTCTTCTTtcttgcaacaaaaaaaagttgaaaattaattttgaaagttttcgaCCGACCACTTTTGTTAGCTGGCAACAGAGGGTGGGGGTTGGGGTATGAGTCCCCATGCGAGGGGTGTGGCTAAACTTTAgcagagtttttttttttttgtcttgtaCGCCTACCTTAAGAAATGATTTGTTGCCGCCTTTTGTTGCTGTTCATTTCTTTCGCATGTTTTCActtgtttgttgcttttacTGACTCaacttttttctgttttcgtgtttcttttttgcgtatttcattttaattagaAAAAACACATTTTGAGTTGTTTTGtatcgtgtttttttttttgtattttgttttggttgtttGTTGGCCTGGCCCTTGGGGGCAATggcaaataataaataatcatGATGAAGAAGTTGCTTTTGTTGTCGTTCACTGCTTAATTAGAATTTCATGCATGTCAGTGACTTGAGCAGTCTGCACAAGAGTGACACTCCTGTGAGAAATGTCCTTGCCTTGTTATACCCCCCTCGTTTTTGGTCATAAACAAGCAGACAAACTATTAAATCGACTAATTAAGCAGCATGTGTCGGTTGTGTCCCTTATACGTTCCACACATTATGCAAACACGCATCCTGCTCCAAAACGGGTCTGATGAGTGGCCACTTTATCTAGCAGTTGACCCCCTTCTTGTGTCTTCCTCTTGCATATTTAATGTCTGAGGCTTCGGCTTGGTTAACCATAAAATTTCATATGAGAAAACTTTAAGCAGGCGTCGCATTCTGATGggggaaaaaacaaatactaaTATTTTACTGGCTTCTGCCAGCAgatgttttttggtttttgagcTATTTTACTAACTGCCAGGTCAAAATGAGCCAAAGGCGTACATAGAGCTTTCGGTTTTCAATCTAAAAATGGATGGCATGTCAACAACATCATGGTGGGCCGCAGGTCAATGCAAGTTGGGCGATTTCGGATGTGTGTTTGTAGCGCCCAAAGGTAAAAATACTTGCCGAACATGGCAATTAGCGTGCGTTGTCATCTGGCTGGCTGGATCTATGTATGATGATGCCTGCCACCTGCCACCTGCCAACCTGCCCAACCATTCCAAAATGTGCCCCCGCTGGCAAAACAATCGACTCGGTGGCTGTGACATGCCGGCAAATGCGAAAAATTGCCAAAAGGCATTATCTGCTTCAGCGGCATGGGGTAGCCTATGCAAAACACGAATTCTTCTTTATGCCTCACCTTCTCGACTAACCGCCCTCCCGTCCACTTTTGTGAGTCAGCCTGACCGAAAAGTTCATCGTCAGACGctgtgccaaaaaaaaaaaggtaaaggTAAAGTCAGCTCCCACCTCCCGCAGCTCATCCAAGCTCTTCTCGGTTCGTTGTGCACAATTGTTGCACAATCATTGCGAGTATTTCAGTtgagttcagttcagttcagttgagTTCAGTACAGTACGGTACAGTACAGTAGAGTAAAGTACAGAAGCTGCCCTTAGTGTCTGCGGGCAAGTGCGGGCCTTCGCCTAATGTAAACCAAACGGCAGCCAATTGCACTGCAGGCAGTCGCAGGCAAACGTTGTAATTCTGTAGTCTAATATGTAGTAGTTCCTTTTTTCGGTGGGGCACGAGGAGTGAGTTGTATAAACTGTAGATGGAGTTGGCTTGCCTGTCAAAGTGATGGATGGCGAGATGAGTCATGGTTTCCATGAGGTAGGGAATTAAACTAGTCTATGGCTTGATGCCCAGCAAACTAAAAGGTTTagtggaaaataaaataaatcgtATTAAACATAATTCTGTTGAGCAATTCATTTAACTTGACCAACCCTGAGTAACCTCATCTGAGTTCAGCtcaattacatttttaatgCATAATTCTAATAAGCTTGGCACAGCAAAAGGGCTATTTGATGATTCAGAAGATTTTTAATGCTTTTGGTGAATTCATAGTTTGCGCTTAAATCATATGCAAATTAAGctaacgaaaacaaaaaccacgttttagttttttttttgttctatgTGTACTTAAACGTAAAGTATTTCAAACTTCAATTCAGACAACCCCTGGGAAGATTCATTCtcctttttttgctttttgccagCCAAAAGTAACTCAAAGTGACCCAATCCGAATTCTACTCTTATTTTTGGTTAACCTAACGAAGCCAATCGTTGTGCTAGTTAACCCCCAGGTAGTGACCCACCAGAGACTGAGCGGGTTAGGGAAACTAGCATTTTTCCACTCAATCTACAGAATCCTGAAACGCATTCAACATCAACAGGAATGTGGCCAAAACAAAAGGTCAGGGATACGAAGCGATGCGATGTGCAGGTGCAGTTCGTCTCGACGATTGTTTGAGGCCAAATTTTCTTTGTGTTCTTGGAAGCACTTGCTCACCAAACACCTACGAGttgattttgattaatttgtttgctttcACTAAGCAATTTGCACTGAAGCTGCATGAACCATAGCCAGTGTCTCTATGTTTTGTCTCTGGTGTAGATGCTGGCAGAGATAGCTCAGATAGAGTTATAGCCAggtggtgatggtgatggCAATGGACCAGAAACAAACGCTGGCATTGTGTGCTTAACACATTTACCCAACTGCAATGCGTATGTTTGCATTTTGCGTGTCGAGGCGAGCTGAGTTGAGTAGAGTTCGAGCTGATTCTGGAACCGGTTGC is a window encoding:
- the LOC6649669 gene encoding calcineurin B-like protein 10, whose protein sequence is MKLDDTIDERENAHFKSTYSRQITQLSRTTQFEATEVASILMVFHKFCRQNPPRLRNKMQRSQFVDFFMVFFPIYDLPMVQRVAMLLCEHGSQYIEAEAFVQYIALIMSDNLEEKSEFAFKVYDVMGVGSLDGDVISSGVEKYFSVGSDEDELSELKSDMTEYLLSKFDMDRDGCISADEYRRIVKSHPPMMEFMGEIFPGTEYLVRAAYCMNILSYVDKLH